A region of the Zootoca vivipara chromosome 3, rZooViv1.1, whole genome shotgun sequence genome:
ACTCTATTCATCCTTGGTcaagaccacacctggagtgttGTGTCCAGTTCCGGGTGCCACAGTTTCAGAACAATATTGGCAAGCAGGAACATGTGcggaggagggcgaccaagatgatcagaggtctggaaaccaagccttatgaggaatggttgaaggagtgggtatgtttagcctggaaaagaggaggctgagaggaaatacgatagccatcttcaaatatctcaagggctgtcacatagaagatggagcaagcctgctttctcctgctccggagggtaggactcaaaccaacagcttcaacttacaagaaaggagattccgactaaccatcaggaagaactttctgacagtaagagctgtttggcagtgaaacTGACTCCCTTAGGGTggtggttgtggactctccttccttgaggtttttaagcagagcttggatagccatctgtcacggatgctttagttgggattcctgcattgtatggggttgcactagatgacctttgggggtccctcccaactttacTACCCTTGGGAAGTCTAGCATTAGATAcatggacgcaggtggcactgtggtctaccgctgagcctcttgggctcgccaatcagaaggtcggcagtttgaattcccacgatgggatgagctcccgttgctctgtcccagctcctgccaacctagcagttcaaaagcacgccagtgcaagtacggtagataaataggtaccattgcggtgggaaggcaaacagcatttctgtgcgctctggtttctgtcacaatgttccgttgcgccaaaagcagtttagtcatgctggccacatgacccggaaagctgtctgtagacaaacaccggctccctcggcctgaaagtgagacgagcgctgcaaccccatagtcgcttttgactggacttaaccgtccaggggtcctttaccttaccgtAACCTTTTAGATACATGGGGCATTTAAGCCTTCATGAGGTTTCATTAATCACAGTGACCCTTACTTTAGGTTGGACAAACCCCATTCTGTGCTATAGTGAGCCTCCCAGAACCACTGGAATAGAGATAGTCAGTTTTTGACCTGATTGTTTTGGTGCTGTGGCTACATCCCAGAAACCAGAGGCTGGGGCagttcataggaacataggaaaggaGGTTTGCTGTATACAAAGtcagatttttcttcttttaaaaaaacccacaaggggtttagaaattttataaataaataaattatgagtTGGAGggcaccccaagtgtcatctagtccaaccccctgcaatgcatacaAACCCTCTTCAATCACACCTCCTCTCCGTGGACCTCACCCCTTACTGGCACTGCCTGTGTTCCTATGGAAGACCCAGCatggtctactctgactggcagctgctctcaggGTATTCAGAGAGGAGCTTTCCCCAGCCTTGCCTGGAATTGAATCCGGGGCCTTCTGCAggcaaggcagctgctctgccactgagctaccacCCTTCACCTAAAGTTGATCTATATTGTTTTAAGTGAGAGACTCTCCTTCCTCCTCAGCTTGTTCTCCCACTCAGCATCTCATTTCCTTCTCAGATGCTCCCCAGCGCATCTTAGCATTCCCCTCCTTCTGCTGATGCCTCTCTGGCCCAGGGGGTCTCTTGGCTCAGCGGGAGCATTGCAAGCCTTGGAATTTTAAAGGCAGCCTTAGCAGCCGACTTAATAAGCCTTGCTATTCCGAGCCCTACCCACACCGTGCGTGCAAGAGGCTGAGGCACAGAAAAACGTAATGAAAACATAACGCCTGTGGTGGTTGTGGGAACGCAGGCTTAACTTGATAGCCTCCAGCCCATCTGCATTTCAAAAGCCATTCCGCTCAATAAGGAGGCAGGGCCCACATTTCAGCGGCACACCACGGCTGGAATGATTTCATGCGCAAAGCAAGCCATTATGTTGTTTTCTCTCCTCCCAAATGCTAACCAGCTTCGGTTTACGGGGGTGCTTTTCAGACTTTACTTTCCTGGAGCCGTTTCTCATCTTGCCGTAATATCTGCTACACAACCCCTGTAGAATACCAGTGCGtcgcaaaggattctgggatctAGAATCCAGAGCAGGGCCCTTTCATCCTGAGAACTGCATTTCCTCCTgcgggtggggaacctcaggcgcAGGAGCCAAGTGCGGCCCTCCAGGACCTTTTaactggccctcagaactctctataaaataaaaaaaaacctttattgtcactacaccacctgtgtgcaggaGGGGGGTGTggctctccaggccacacccctcccggGCACcgcaagtgtttttgcctggctggaatgtggcctcaaactcccataattcctcttgtttgtctagatcaggcatccccaaactgcggccctccagatgttttggcctacaactcccatgatccctagctaacaggaccagtgcctggtctagatggaggTTAAGGAAGGCGGTATAGGAACTTTCCTGTCCAcagcacaaagggggggggaatcacattcaTTCTTTCACCTGCCACTGGCCTGTGGCCCTCAGAACATTGCCCAGAAGGTTGATAAAAAAAACATTGCCCTTGGGTTGGGAAAaaaagttcctcatccctgacctTGAAACTTCCCAATAGTGCTTAGCGCATGCAACTCCCCACATGCACAGCACTGGGAAATAAGTAATTCAGACCTGGGAATGGCGGGAGAGAGCTGGAACGTCCTcgtggctcatgaggagaccctcccaGAGGATGTCAGTGAGCCGAAATTGTGGTTTAAAAAGCttcaaaaacccaacaacttatAGGCTTGTGGGATCTCTTGCTGTTGCTCCACTTAGCAGCTGTTTGGCAGGAAGATGCCTTGTAGCAAGCTCGGGCACACTGTTCCCTGCCCTTTCTGGTGATCCGGAGGCAAAGGTActgtataaaaagaagaaaaaaaccaagtGTGTAGAGGGTGTCCCCCACTTAAGTTCATTTTGCTTACCGTATGTGCACAGGGGCCTGGAACGTAAGTTGCTTGCaatccaaaatattttatttgccctGGAGTTGCCTGTaatccaaaatattttatttgccctGTTGGGACTGTCAGCTCCTAGCAAATTTTTggcacatcttcttcttctttaataagAAGAGAGAAACTTAGTACTTACGTAACCTTTCCTCCAAAGTGCTCCAAGTACAGTACCATTATCCCAAAATGTTATAGACTCTGGCTTGGAAAGCACTTCCATTCAGGTACATTCAGGACAGCTTGAATGAAACACCCCTGTTCAGTTTTCAGGGCTAGAGTACGATGGTCATACGATCCCCATGGGAACTAAGAGGAGATTGATTTGGAGATACAGAAGGCTTGACATCCTTATCAAAAGCTGCATAATGCACAGTACGTCCGGGATGGGCAGAGCGCATGGCCGCGATGGCTCGGGAGCCCTTACAATGTTTTTGACTAACGTGTGCATCTTCTTTGCAGGATGGTGCCTCCCCCACCCATTAACAAGCCCCACGTCTGCCTCTCCACCACCCTCATCATGAGCAGCATGGTTCTGATGGACGCCTACCTGGTGGAGCAGAACCAGGGCTCCCGGAAACTGGGCATTTGCATCATGGTCTCCGTCGGGGACATCTGTTTCCTGGTTGTGCTCCGGTATGTGGCCGTCTGGGTCGGGGCCGAGGTGAGGACCGCCAAGCGGGGCTATGCCATGATCCTCTGGTTCCTGTACGTCTTCGTGCTGGAGATCAAGGTCTACTTCATCTACCAGAACTACAAGGCGGACCGCAAAAGCTTGGACCTCATGGCGCGCAAGGCTCTGACCCTCCTGCTCTCCATCTGCATCCCGGCCCTGTACGTGCTGCTGGTGGCCACAGAGCACATGGAATACGTCAGGACGTTCAAGAAGAAGGAGGACCTCCGCAACCGGCTCTTCTGGGTCATTGTGGACATGTTGGACGTGCTCGACATCCAGGCCAACCTTTGGGAGCCCCAGAAGAAAGGGCTGCCCATCTGGGCCGAAGGCCTGATGTTCTTCTACTGCTACATCCTGCTGCTGGTCCTGCCTTGCGTCTCGCTGTGCGAAATCAGCATGCAAGGGATCAGCATCGTGCCTCACCGCATGATGCTCTACCCAATGCTGAGCATGCTCACCATCAACATCGCCACCATCTTCATCAGGGGGAGCAACATGGTGTTTTTCAGGGACATCCGGGTCTCGGGCATCTTCATGGGGAAGAATGTGCTGGCCATCGCCCTCAAGGTCTGCATGTTCGCACAATACAGGAAGCACCTGCGCCACGCGCCGGCGGGATCTGGCGCCGCGGCAGCAGACCCCCAGCACCACGCCGCTGCCCAGGCGCAGCCTGCCATACACCCGCTGAAACCCCAAAACCAGACTCGCTGTCCCGAAGGGCTGGCCCAGGAGAACACATGACATGCTGGGCGTCCTTCCCACACCAGGCGGCAAGGAGCACCTGTCTGTGGTCACTAGGGTCAACTGCAAAGATGAACCACGCCGGCTGGGCCCTGCATAGCCAGTGCTGGTCCCTCCAGAAAGTCTGCAAGAGACCCGTTCCCTCCCTTGCTGGCCGTGTCCTGGAATTGCCCTGGGCCCGAGGTGGGGTCACTTCTAGAGTGGCGCAGAACGGATCCCAACCCTGACTCCAAGGTGCAAGCTAGCAGGCCGCAGAGACTGGAGAGTGGCGGCTTTGGGGATGATAAGATCTGCTTAATGGATAGCGGGCAGCAGCAAGCAATTCGACTCCCTCCTTGGGCTTTTGTGTGCTCATTCATATCCGTCACCCAAGTTGCTTTGGAACGTAAGCCAGTTGGATTGCCTGGGGGCAGACCTCGAGAAAACTGGTAAAACGCCCTTTCTGCATCTGTTTGACATACATTTTTACAAAGCTGGTGACCTTCCTTTCTGGGATGGGCAAAAGGCACTTGGTCCTACTGCCTGCCTGCTCACATGCCTTGGGAGTGCCTGAGGGGAGAGGACATTTTGGGGCAGCCTTTCCCCAAACTGAATCCTTCCGGATGTTTTGGGCCACGACTCCCGTCAGCCTCAGTCACCGCAGCtcacgggaattgtagtccaaaacatctggagaggcaaaCAGGTTGAGGAAGTCTAGCATAGGGTTTCCATCTACAATTGTCTTCCCCCAGTGGGAACATGCTGGATCATgtccatttattttctttctttccccacatgaaaatgttttcaataaaaCAAAAGGCCAATCCCAGaggttttcttctctctctctctctctctctctctctctctctctcattctctctctctctctctgcagatgACATTTTCCCCCCAGCAATTTGGAAAATATATGGTGTTCTCCAGGAGGGCGAGAAAGGCAAAAACAAGTTTTGGCTGCAGGAATCAAACTAAGGACTAAGGGGCACAAAATAGCTTCCAAATTTGTCACCCCAAGGATTGTGTTACTGCTCTGTTCTGAATCCCTTTAAAACGA
Encoded here:
- the LOC118082869 gene encoding transmembrane protein 121-like, which gives rise to MVPPPPINKPHVCLSTTLIMSSMVLMDAYLVEQNQGSRKLGICIMVSVGDICFLVVLRYVAVWVGAEVRTAKRGYAMILWFLYVFVLEIKVYFIYQNYKADRKSLDLMARKALTLLLSICIPALYVLLVATEHMEYVRTFKKKEDLRNRLFWVIVDMLDVLDIQANLWEPQKKGLPIWAEGLMFFYCYILLLVLPCVSLCEISMQGISIVPHRMMLYPMLSMLTINIATIFIRGSNMVFFRDIRVSGIFMGKNVLAIALKVCMFAQYRKHLRHAPAGSGAAAADPQHHAAAQAQPAIHPLKPQNQTRCPEGLAQENT